Proteins from a genomic interval of Deltaproteobacteria bacterium:
- a CDS encoding tetratricopeptide repeat protein codes for MKVRDWTAGSGVEIVSVVPDSPAARGGIKSGDIILEADGCRITSAVDLIEMLRDMEAERSLMLKVSRGGWLKEIKLTDRQAPAKKWLGLKVVDQPPYEEPGHGARITAVTRGGPADKAGLRIGDVITYSKGHKIWRAKDFVPLVRSLPSGEVLSLTVVRQGWERDIVVTPGARPQTRKEEFASVKDSASEKAEQDPCAQGWLGADIENMSDYGGIEIKRLQADSAAQQAGFEVGDIIKVVDGVKMHDSKALMEFFKKTRPGQELSFVMERHGRPQTVVAIMGRVPEDVCLHMRINQALVDKDLSRAKSLAATLTKNFPYTADGHSVLGFILKEEGNLDAAKRSLKRAIELAPKISAYKSNLGTIYLTENDFIEAERYFRLALEDDPNDQITWGNMGDLYRKQNRLSEATEAYHKAIELGPPQAWMLHALALCLRKQGRQSEAKASLDRAIELAPDYPPSYFTLGDIYLDVKKWQEAGKYYEKGLELNPEVQLAWTHLGKTYQNRYMFSEAVAAYRKALDVGPPNLEILINLGIVLRLLQNYSRARESCEKALEIDPDNTSAHIVLGDIYFDQRDWLKAGKYYRLAAKREPQLVPVWMRLGDIHSQKKSYSKAIEAYEEALEVATPDQRLAFGGRIYYGLGWSFFQKGKYAEAERFLRESLKFSPDNPDALITLGTAIAKQKRMAEAQKFWQKAAELDPGGETGQAARQNLAKAGFADALKGISVPIAGRPDGLKATVVVGDFRVKAATAGQVIGDGLREMLLTGLHNSGYFIVLERIDISGLAAEQALSRSAMAKRGTAISTGQMDVASIMVYGAVTEFESEAQGTAMWMSIPDVPFAMGASQNEAHMAIDIRVVDVATGRLLSAQHIPGSARSVQGTFGTNVPISNFDMPVSFSMFRNTPMEQAIRNCIQKAIYYVVNNIPESYFREK; via the coding sequence ATGAAAGTAAGAGATTGGACCGCTGGTTCAGGTGTCGAGATAGTCAGTGTGGTGCCGGATTCACCTGCTGCCAGAGGCGGCATAAAGTCAGGAGACATCATTCTGGAGGCAGATGGTTGTCGTATTACCAGTGCAGTGGATCTAATCGAGATGCTGAGGGATATGGAAGCTGAAAGATCTCTGATGCTTAAAGTCTCCAGAGGGGGGTGGCTGAAGGAGATAAAGCTCACGGACCGCCAGGCGCCAGCGAAAAAGTGGCTTGGTCTGAAGGTTGTAGATCAACCACCATATGAGGAACCCGGACATGGTGCTAGGATTACAGCGGTAACCCGGGGTGGTCCTGCAGACAAGGCCGGACTAAGAATCGGAGATGTCATCACCTACAGCAAGGGCCACAAAATATGGCGTGCCAAGGACTTTGTCCCCCTTGTCAGATCGCTTCCATCGGGCGAAGTACTGTCGCTGACTGTGGTTCGCCAAGGTTGGGAAAGGGATATCGTGGTCACCCCTGGTGCCAGACCGCAGACAAGAAAGGAAGAGTTCGCTTCGGTCAAGGACTCAGCCTCCGAAAAAGCAGAACAGGACCCCTGCGCTCAGGGCTGGCTTGGGGCAGATATTGAGAATATGTCTGATTACGGAGGCATTGAGATAAAAAGGTTGCAGGCTGACTCAGCTGCACAACAGGCGGGATTTGAGGTTGGTGATATCATCAAGGTTGTCGATGGCGTTAAAATGCATGACAGCAAGGCGCTCATGGAGTTTTTCAAAAAAACCAGGCCTGGCCAGGAACTGAGTTTCGTAATGGAACGCCACGGAAGGCCGCAAACCGTTGTGGCGATAATGGGGAGAGTTCCAGAGGATGTATGCCTGCATATGCGTATTAACCAAGCCCTGGTAGACAAAGATTTATCTAGAGCAAAGTCTCTGGCTGCAACGCTGACAAAAAACTTTCCGTATACTGCTGACGGACACTCAGTCCTTGGCTTTATTCTGAAGGAAGAGGGAAATCTGGATGCTGCAAAAAGAAGCTTGAAAAGAGCGATCGAGCTTGCACCGAAGATTTCAGCCTATAAATCGAATCTTGGGACGATTTATCTCACGGAAAATGACTTTATAGAAGCCGAAAGATATTTCAGACTTGCCCTTGAGGATGATCCAAATGACCAAATTACCTGGGGCAACATGGGAGACCTCTACAGGAAACAAAATAGGTTATCAGAGGCGACAGAAGCCTACCACAAGGCTATTGAACTAGGTCCACCTCAAGCATGGATGTTGCACGCCCTTGCACTCTGTTTGCGGAAGCAGGGCAGGCAGTCCGAAGCCAAAGCCAGCCTTGACAGGGCCATTGAACTTGCCCCTGATTATCCCCCTTCTTATTTCACACTGGGAGACATTTATCTTGATGTCAAGAAGTGGCAAGAAGCCGGAAAATATTATGAAAAAGGTCTTGAACTCAACCCAGAAGTACAGCTTGCCTGGACACATCTGGGCAAGACCTATCAAAACAGGTATATGTTTTCAGAGGCAGTTGCTGCTTACCGTAAGGCCCTTGATGTGGGTCCACCGAATCTGGAAATTTTGATCAATTTAGGCATTGTTCTTAGATTGCTGCAGAATTATTCCCGAGCGAGAGAAAGTTGTGAAAAAGCGCTTGAAATTGATCCTGACAATACGAGTGCCCATATTGTCCTTGGAGACATATACTTTGACCAGAGAGACTGGCTGAAAGCAGGGAAATACTACCGTCTTGCAGCTAAACGGGAGCCCCAACTCGTCCCAGTATGGATGAGATTGGGAGACATCCATAGTCAAAAGAAGAGTTATTCAAAGGCGATTGAGGCCTATGAAGAGGCTCTCGAGGTAGCCACCCCTGATCAGCGGCTTGCTTTTGGCGGTAGGATCTATTACGGATTGGGATGGAGTTTTTTTCAGAAAGGAAAATATGCCGAAGCTGAAAGATTTCTTAGAGAATCGTTGAAATTCAGCCCCGACAATCCAGACGCCCTGATCACCCTTGGGACTGCCATTGCCAAGCAAAAAAGGATGGCCGAAGCACAGAAATTCTGGCAAAAGGCGGCAGAACTGGACCCCGGTGGGGAAACAGGCCAGGCTGCTAGGCAGAATTTGGCCAAGGCTGGTTTCGCCGACGCTTTGAAGGGCATATCAGTTCCAATTGCCGGCCGGCCGGATGGCCTCAAGGCCACTGTTGTGGTCGGAGATTTCCGGGTGAAGGCCGCTACTGCCGGTCAGGTCATTGGAGACGGCTTGCGGGAAATGCTCCTGACCGGTCTTCACAACAGCGGCTATTTCATCGTCCTGGAACGTATCGATATTTCAGGACTGGCAGCAGAGCAGGCCCTATCCAGATCTGCCATGGCAAAGAGAGGTACCGCTATCTCTACAGGGCAGATGGATGTGGCCAGTATCATGGTCTATGGCGCAGTAACTGAATTTGAATCCGAAGCTCAGGGAACCGCAATGTGGATGAGTATACCCGACGTTCCTTTTGCGATGGGAGCTTCCCAAAATGAGGCCCATATGGCTATTGATATCAGGGTAGTGGATGTGGCCACAGGAAGGTTGCTATCGGCTCAACATATTCCAGGGAGCGCAAGATCAGTGCAGGGTACTTTCGGAACGAATGTCCCAATCAGTAATTTTGACATGCCAGTGAGCTTCAGTATGTTCAGAAACACCCCCATGGAACAGGCCATCAGGAACTGCATTCAAAAGGCCATCTATTATGTCGTAAACAATATTCCGGAAAGCTATTTTAGAGAAAAATAA